TAGTTTCAAAAATGTATCCTGTACCTTTGAAGATGGCGTCGGCATTGAGCATGTAACTTTTGATATCGAGCCAGGTGAATTCGTCTGCATTATAGGACCCACAGGGGCGGGTAAAACCACTTTTCTGAAACTTATCTATATGGACATCTTCCCTGAGGAAGGGACAGTAAGAGTGGACAAATACAGATCTGACAAAATCAAGAAACGCAACATTCCCATGCTGAGGCGCAAGGTGGGGATGGTGTTCCAGGATTTCGAGTTGCTGAAAGATAGGAGTGTTTTTGAGAATATCGCCATTCCGCTCCACGTTCAGGGAGTCGGAATGAAGGTGGTGAAAGATGAGGTTGAGAATGTGTTGGAACGGCTCAGCATCTCGGATCGTCGGGATCATCTGCCGACCCAACTTTCAGGCGGAGAGCAGCAGATTGTTTCACTTGCCCGAGCCCTTGTGAAGGATCCGCTGGTGATCCTTGCTGATGAGCCGACGGGGAACCTCGATCCTGCCGCTTCTCTCAAGGTGGTTGAGCTGCTGGAAGAGATTAACAGGGACGGTACAGCGGTTCTTATGGCCACTCACAATTTCTCCCTAGTGAGAGACCGGGGTTACAGATTCATGCAGATTGTAGACGGCGAAATCCAGACATGATTGATCGATTTCTATACCTTGTCTCGGAAGGCATCCGAAGTCTCTGGCGAACCAAATCAACGGTACTTGCCACCATCACCGCAATAGGTATTGCTTCCAGTTTTGTGGTGATTATCGCAGTGGTGGTCGAGAATGTTTCGGGCATTATTCAAATTGCCCGAGGGCAATACGAATTTCAGGTCTTCTTTTCAGAGGACGTTGACAACACCCAGGCGGCGAAACTAGTTGATCAGATAGGCGGCATTGAGGGTATCAAGTCCGCTTCACTGATTACCAAGGATGAGGCGGCTGATATTTTCCAGCGAGAGTTTGGAGAAGACATTTTTGAGCTTTTAGAGGAAAATCCACTGCCACCGGGATCTGTTCTTAAGCTGGAAGAGCCCAAAGAGGGAAGGATAGATGTCAATCCCATTATAAAGCAGATCGAATTTGTGGAAGGTGTGGATGAAGTGCGCTACCAGGGGCGCCTCATTTCACTCATCGAGAGATACTATGAAGGATTTTTCGCTGGGGTGACTGCCCTTGCCGCGGCAATCCTGTTTGGCACGGTCATACTTATATCAAATACCATTCGTCTGAGTATTTATGCCCGGCGGGACCTCATCAGGATTCTGAAACTGGTGGGTGCTACCAACAGGTTTGTCCGATTCCCCTTCATGGTTGAGGGTATTCTCGAGGGACTCCTGGGCTCTCTGGTGGCCGCGGCAGTTTCTTACGGTTTTGTTGAAGGGAGTAACTATTTTCTTTCACTCTTTACTCAGTACCGTCTGGTGTGGCAATTTCAGATCGTGGCTCTGCTTATGGGTGTCATCATCTTTTTCTCGTTTGTGGGGAGTGTGCGTGCGGTGAGGAAGTTCCTATAGCGACTGTTTCTCTCGACGGACGATAATCTTGATTAACCCTGACCGTGACTGTAATTTTGGAAGTTAGTCTAAAGTGAGATTTAAGAACATGAAAGCCGATATCACTCAGCCGTCTGACCGGGACAAGGCCATCCTCAAGATGGTCATTGAAGATTTTGTAGATACTGCTCACCCCGTGGCATCCAAACGGTTGAAAGAGGAATATAATTTAGAACTGAGTCCTGCCACTATCAGGAATACACTTCACTTCCTTGAGGAGGTTGGTCTTCTTAGTCACATCCACACTTCCTCAGGCAGAATTCCCACCGATTTTGGTTACCGCTTTTACGTAGATGAACTGCTGGAATCGAAAGTGGCATCTGAGTCCATGCGGCAGATCGCCATGGATGAACTGGCGGCAGCATCGTTCAATGTGGAGAGACTGTTTCAAATCACAGCCAATTCACTGGCGCAGCTGAATCACCTTTTCGGCTTTGCCATCCTTTTAGTTGACAGCCGGAGAAAACTGACAAATCTGGATCTTGTGAAACTCAGTTCAGGGCAGGTGTTGCTGGTGCTGGGTTTCAAGTCAGAGAAGGTGAGAACCGTTCTTTTAAATCTTTCCTTGGAGATCAAGGATTCTCTCATTGAGATGGTGGCTTCAATACTCAGAGAGCGGCTCATTGGTCTCTCCGTATCAGATATAACAAAAACTATCGGTAACCGTCTCAGGGGTCAGTCAATTTTTGAAAGTGAAATTATCCAGGTAATCATTGAAAATGCGGAAGATTATTTTTCAGTTTCGTCAGAAGATGAAATTTTTTCTTCAACAAAAGACCAGCTGTGGCAACATCCTGAATTCAGTGAGCCGGACAATATGCAGTCCATGATCAACGCGCTGGATAATTCAAAAACCATCAGGAGTTCAGTGGATATGTCCGCTGAAAGCGCAAGTCTCACCATCGCCATCGGTTCAGAGAATAGCGCTCAGTCCATGCATTCCTGCTCCGTGGTGACCAAGTCAATGGTACTTGGTGAGAATTCCGCCTGTTTTGGTGTCATCGGGCCTACGAGAATGAACTATGCTGAAGTCCTTACAGTTCTGGATCTTTTTGCTTCAACAATCGAAAAACTGAATCATGCCTAAAAAAAAGAAAATCAAAAAAGAGAAAGTCGAAGAAGAACCAAAGAATGGTCAGGTTCCTGAAGCTGAAGAAGAGATAGCAAAAAAAACAGAGGCTCTGGAAGAAGCTGAACCGGTAGATGAAGAGGTTCAAGAAGAGTCCTCTATCGAAGATGAGCTGAAGGACCTCCAAGACCGCCATCTTCGCCTCCGTGCCGAGTTCGACAACTATAAAAAGCGAAAAGATAGAGAATTCATCCGTTTGTTGCAGTATGAGGGTAAGGATGTGATCATCTCTTTTCTCGGTATCGCTGATGATCTCCAGAGAATGATCGCTTCTGCGGATGGAGATAAGTCGAAAAATGCGAAATCGCTAGTGGCGGGGATGAATCTTATCCTCGAAAAACTTCACCGCCGGCTCAGCGCCCTGAAGGTTGAACCGTTTGATTCCGAAGGGGTCAAGTTTGATCCGGAACTTCACGATGCTATGATGACCCAGACTTCCGATGATCACGAAGATGGTGTTGTGATCCAGGAATTTGAAAAAGGGTATAAATACAAGGACAGGGTCATCCGTCATGCTAAGGTGATTGTCAATTCAAAGGGTAGCGATAAGGAGTAGCTCGTGAAGCGTGATTACTACGAGGTACTGGGCTTAGAAAAGGGTGCTGGCGAAGCCGAAATCAAGAAAGCTTATCGCAAGCTTGCCATGAAGTATCACCCTGACAAAAATCCCGGTGATAAAAATGCTGAGGAAAAATTCAAAGAGGCAGCGGAAGCTTACTCGGTTCTAAGTGATTCTCAAAAGCGCACGCAGTACGACCAGTTTGGCCATACCGCCACTGACGGCGGTCCAGGCGGTTTTGGCGGCGGTTTTGGCGGATTTGAAAACTTTGACCTGTCTGACGCCCTCCGGACCTTCATGGAAGGTTTCGGTTCCAGCTCATTTGATGACTTTTTCGGCGGCGGTACGGGCTCAAGGCGCCGCAGCCGGGGCTCGGACCTTAAAGTTACCCTAAATCTTAACCTTGAAGAGATTGCAGAAGGTGTAACCAAAACTATCAAAGTAAACCGGATGGATTCGTGCGACTCTTGTAATGGTACAGGTGGTGAGAAAGGGGCCATGCCCATACGGTGTACCACTTGCAACGGCTCAGGGCAAGTGCGCCAAATCTCCCGTTCACTTTTTGGCCAGTTCGTCAATGTGGGGGCGTGCTCAAACTGCGGCGGCAGTGGTGAGGTTATATCCAAGCCTTGCCGCTCTTGTGCCGGTGACGGCCGGAGAAAGAAAGCATCACAGATCAAAGTAAATGTCCCCGCCGGTGTGGCAGCTGGCAATTATATGACACTCCGTGGCGAGGGGAATGCAGGGCCAAGGGGAAGTGACAGGGGCGATCTGGTGGTTTTCTTCGATGAAAAAGAACATAAATTCTTCACGCGTCACGATACTGACATCATCACAGAGGTAGAAGTCTCTTTCTCCCAGGCGGCCCTAGGTGACAAGATTGAGGTGCCAACATTGACCGGCTCCGCCAAATTGTCCATTCCAGCTGGTATCCAGTCCGGACAGGTATTGCGGATGCGGAATAAAGGCCTAGGTGAACTGCGTAATGGCAGGAAAGGTGATCAACTGGTGAAGATTCAGGTAAGCACACCTACAAAACTAAATTCCAGCCAGAAAAAACTGTTTAAGGAGCTTGCTTCAAGCAACGGGAGAAAAGTGAGAACCGCCGTGAGGAAGGTGCGACTCTAACCTATGACACCTCAGGAAAAATTCATTTCCAGATTTCTTCTGACGATACTTGCCCTGGGTCTAGCAGTGGGATTTGTCAGGCGGACATGGTTCCCTGAAAATATTGATATCTCTAAAGCGTCTGAAGAGGCAGACTAGGTTGCCCGAATTGCCCAGGAGGGGAGAGCATCTCACCTGGCCGGGAAAAATATCGCTTCGATAATCACCATCCAAAAAGTAAACTTGAATAGAGCTCTCAAGAGTGAACTTATAATTCTTCCCGGCATTGGTCCGGCACTGGCTGACCGGATCTTAGCATACTGGGACGAGTTTGGCACATTTAAAACCATAGACGATTTGAAGAATGTGAAAGGAATCAGTGCTAAATTCCTTGGAAAGATTTGACAACACCTGGAATTGTGAAGCTGAAAAGAGAGACAAACAGATAGATGACTGAATTTCTGGATACAAAATATAAATGGTGGATTAGAGACCTTCTGGAACTGGCGATTCTGGTTTCCGTGATCGCATTCCTGGGTGTGATTTATATGCCCCGGCTGATTTGGGATCAAGAAGAGGCTGTAGAAGCAGAAAGCCGTTTTTACATGGAAAATGTTTATGACGTCCTTTCATATTATGAACGCCTCACCGGTGAGCGGACTGCGGATGGCCAATGGGCCATAAAGGTGGTAAATGCAGCCAGGGATTCCCTTACTGCCGACACTACATTTCTCAGTAAGCAGAAGATTCATCTTGACGATGGCACAGCCGATGTGGATATGTTTGCCAACTATGCTGTGGTTTATGACACTAGCTTCGGTTTCCTGAAGACCCGGAAAGATACGCTCATGGACACAACTATGGTTGTCGTGAACTTCAATGAGGATGAATCACGTTACGATACCTCCTTTGTTCGCAAGAATATGCTGAAGTCTTTTCTGGAAGACAGTACTTTTGTGAATGTATCGGACACAACCTATTCCAGTCACGTGGAGGTTGTTAGCTATTATGACAGCTTTACGCCTGACCCGACCATGCTTTACTGCCCTCTGACAAATCAACCTTATCTCATAGAATTGACTGAATATGATTACAAAGTTGAAAGCCCCATCGAGGGGAAATATACGGAGCGTCGTTTCCTTATCTTCGCATTCAATACGCGGTCCCACGGAAAAATTGAAGACGGGGAAAAGAGCTGGATACGCTTCTGACCGTGTATGCTCGCAATTTCTATCAGGAGTGGCTGGCTTCGGTTTGCTCACGCTGATGTCAATGAAGAGACGTTAGTTGTCAATTCCCTCAAGGCAACAAAACTTTCCAAAAACTTTTACCGCCCTGATCTGAGATCACCAGATCTATTGGTACATCTCGGGGTTATTTTTCATGATGTTATAGAATCACTACCTGTTCATGACAAAGAGGTGTTCTTGTCACTGGATGAACGGTGGATCGACTGCCAGATTTTTCCCGTCGACAAAGGATTAACTATGGAAGAACAGGAAGCATATCTCAACTGGTTCCTGAAGCGGCGCCTCGGTCCTCTTTGGCCTACGTCATCTGTATTCTTCAAAAAGGTTGAATCGAATGGCAGTGATAAAGAGTGGATTCTGACATGTGTTGTTCCAGAGAATGCACTGGAGGCGTTGAATGTTGCTTTGGAGCGGGCTGGAGCGGTGCCGGTTTGGTTGGAGCCTTGCACACTTTCCCTTGCAAGGGCGGTGGGTGGGGATAAAGCCAGCGTTGTTTTCATCAAAGATGGCAGAAGTGTAAGGGCACTGTTCTTTATTGGCGGAATAATGCACTCGTTTGGCAGTCCTAAAATTCGCGACGGAGTTATTTCCATGGACACCATGACAGGTGATCGAGGACTGGCATCTTCAATGATCAAGATGATTAATGAGATAAAACCCAGATCGACAAAGACGCCCGCCATCAGCATCAAATTTGTAGGAGAACTCCCCGGTAAGTGGCAAGGGTTTGTTTCCTCTAAAAAGCGGCATTTGCAGGAGGTAAATCCCCTGGATTCATTTACTTTGGCTAAAGGTGCAAAACTGAAAGGTACTGACCCCTCAGATTTTGGTGAAGTGGCAGGTCTTTTGCACCGGAGGATTATGTGATGACGGACCTCAACCTGTTCGGCAGTGAAGGCTTTCAGGAACCGGTGGCACTGCAACAGGTAAAATCACGAACAACAAAAGTGGAGCTGGCGAGGGTAGAGGAGCCTGAAAAAAAGACGGTGAAAGAAACGGTGAAAAAGCCCCCTGAGCCAAATAGAAAAAGTAAGTACAAAGGACATGAAATTTTTTCTTTTCTTTTGTCTGCTGCTATCGTTGCGCTTGTGATCTGGTACTTTGTACTGAGGAAAGAGGTCTCCTTCTATATTAACGAGTACCAGCCCAGTGCCTTTGAGATTCACCGGCAAGACACCCATGGCTGATCTTTCCATCCTTGCCGGTACCTACAAAGGTACCCGGCTCAAAACACCAGAAGCGGCTAATACACGGCCCACATCCGCCAGGGTAAGGAAATCACTCTTTGACATTCTGGGTGACCTGTCGGGATCCTCTGTCCTGGATCTTTTTGCTGGTACCGGCGCCCTCGGTTTGGAAGCTGCTAGCCGGGGTGCAGTCTCAGTTACATTTGTTGAGAGCGAGAGGAAAGCCGTGGAATCCATAAAGAAGAATGGCCTGCTGTTCCAAGGCGTGAAGTTGGACGTCATCAGGCAGGATGTTTTCCGGTTTCTGAAAAAGAACGACAGTTTGTTTGACCTGATTTTGGCAGACCCGCCTTATGGCAAGGTGAACTTGGACGGGCTGGCGGAATTGGCACTTCAGTGGCTCAGCCCAGAGGGTCGTCTGATGATTGAATCTTCAGTGCGGGAGAGCTGGCGTCCCGAAAGGGCCCGGGTGAAGGAATACGGCGACACACAGATCTCAATCTTTTCTTCATGAGTAGATCTCCCAAAACAGCCATCTATCCTGGCTCCTTTGACCCCATTACACTGGGCCATATCGATGTCATCGAGCGCGCCGTCAAGATTTTTGACAGGGTAGTAGTGACAGTTGCATCCCATCGGGATAAAAGCCCCCTCTTCAATCTTGAAGAGCGGATTGATATGATCGGTGTGTCCACCAAACAATTCAACGAGGTGGAAGTAACCTCCTCTGAAGGACTCATCGTGAAGTTTGCTGAGGAGCAAAGAGCGGTATCCCTTATCCGCGGACTGCGCTTCGTCAGTGATATAGAGTTTGAGTTTCAGCTGGCGTGGATGAACCGCCACCTCAATGCTGAAGTGATCACTGTTTTCCTCATGACGGATGCGAGGTATACTCACCTCAACTCCTCTCTCCTCCGGGAAGTGACTACCCTGGGCGGTAATGTGGACGATTTTGTTACACCTTACGTCTCTCAGAAACTGAAAGAAAAGCTGAACCTGTAATCAGTTTTTGTCACTTTCCCATCGTTGACAGAAAAATAATGAGATTATCATTCCCACCGCGGGGGTTGAAGGGCTAAATTCTCCGTCTCGATTAGGTGAAAAAAGAGGTTTAGTTAACTAAAGCCATGCCAACGTACGAATACAGATGCACTAAATGTGGTCATCGCTTTGAGATGCTTCAGACCATGACTGATGCGCCGCGTAAAAGGTGTCCCCAGTGCCGATGCAAGGTGGAACGGCTTATAGGTGCCGGTGCGGGCCTCATCTTCAAGGGGTCTGGTTTCTACATAACCGATTACGTGAAAAAGGACGGCGGTAAAGAGGAATCGAAAAAACCTGCCAAAGCCAACGGCAAGTCTGAATCTTCCTCTGAGAAAAAGGGCGAAAAGAAAAGCGACAAAAAGAGTAATACCAGTACAAAATCAAAGGAAAAGGATTAAACGGAAAGACATTATGAGTGAGAACGGCCAGAAGATAACTTTCGACAACGGACAATTGAACGTTCCCCATGAGCCCATCATCCCTTTCATTGAAGGGGATGGAATTGGTCCAGACATCTGGGCGGCGTCGGTCCGTGTATTCGATGTGGCGGTAGAAAAGAGTTATGACGGCCAGCGAAGCATTTCCTGGAAGGAGATCCCGGCCGGGGAAAAGGCCAACGAAGAAACTGGGGAATGGCTGCCCCAAGAGAGTGTTGATACCATCTCTGATCATCTGGTGGCCATAAAAGGTCCTCTCACCACACCTGTGGGGGGCGGCATCAGGAGTCTTAACGTTTCTTTGCGCCAGCTTTTGGATCTGTACGCCTGTGTCCGTCCGGTGAAATGGATCCCTGGAGTACCGTCTCCCGTGAAGAGTCCGGAAAAGCTGGATATTGTCATCTTCCGGGAGAATACTGAAGATGTTTATGCCGGTATCGAATGGAAAGGGGGAAGTGCAGAAGCTGAGAGAATTCGGGAGTTCATCAACTCAAATTTTGAGAAAAACATTCGTGAAAATTCAGGCATAGGTATTAAACCTATCAGCCCCTTTGGAACAAAGCGACTGGTGCGGAAGGCCGTTGAGTACGCGGTGGCCGACGGCCGGGGATCTGTAACGCTCATGCACAAAGGGAATATCATGAAGTTTACCGAGGGCTCTTTCCGCGATTGGGGCTATGAGCTGGCTGCTGAAGAATTCGGTGAAGGTGTCATTTCTGAGGAGGCGCTGTGGGAAAAGCACGATGGCCAGGTACCGGAGGGCCAGCTGGTGATGAGAGACCGGATCGCTGACAGCATGTTTCAGCAGATCTTGCTCCGTCCCGATGAGTATGAGGTGATCGCTACACCGAACCTGAACGGGGACTACATCTCAGATGCCGCCGCTGCCCAGGTAGGTGGTTTGGGGATGGCACCAGGTGCTAACATGGGTGACAGTATTGGTCTGTTTGAGGCGACCCACGGGACAGCACCCAAATATGCAGGTCAGGACAAGGTGAACCCAAGTTCAGTTATCCTTTCCGGTGTGATGATGCTTGAGCACCTGGGGTGGCAGGAGGCTGCTGACTGCATTGTCCGGGCCATGGAAGAGACCATCCTGCAGAAGAGGGTCACCTACGACCTTGCCCGCCAGATGGAAGGCGCCACGAAAGTGGCCACATCCGCTTACGCGGACACCATTATCTCCAATATTTAGGTTCTGTTAAAAACCGTTGCCGTACTGGTCCTGGACGTAGGGCATGAGCCCCCGTTTTTCCAGTTTATCTACCGGCGCCCTGAAAGTTACCTGAACCACACCGGGAGCCCGCCCGATCTCGATAGCGCCTGTTATGGTGGCCCTGTTCTGTACTTCAGGGACCGTTACCTCAAGAAAGTCCGCCGCCCGTTTCAGGCCGTTCTCCGTAGCGGCGTTCAGGTCAGCCCCGGTGCCTACAAACGAGACAGGTGCTGACGCTTCCAGGGATTCCAGACCCCAGGCAATGGCCACGGTTTCGGCCTTTTCACGTTCAGAGTCGGTGAGAGGTTGAGCGAGATAGGGGAGATCTTCTTTTACGGGGAGAATAATGGGCCCGTCAATATCCAGTCCTTTTAGGACATGAACCTGCAGGTTCACCGTTCCAGAGACGTCAGTGGTGTGACCTGCGATCTCGCCGTCGCCTTGCATAG
This genomic stretch from Candidatus Neomarinimicrobiota bacterium harbors:
- the rsmD gene encoding 16S rRNA (guanine(966)-N(2))-methyltransferase RsmD, coding for MADLSILAGTYKGTRLKTPEAANTRPTSARVRKSLFDILGDLSGSSVLDLFAGTGALGLEAASRGAVSVTFVESERKAVESIKKNGLLFQGVKLDVIRQDVFRFLKKNDSLFDLILADPPYGKVNLDGLAELALQWLSPEGRLMIESSVRESWRPERARVKEYGDTQISIFSS
- the dnaJ gene encoding molecular chaperone DnaJ; the encoded protein is MKRDYYEVLGLEKGAGEAEIKKAYRKLAMKYHPDKNPGDKNAEEKFKEAAEAYSVLSDSQKRTQYDQFGHTATDGGPGGFGGGFGGFENFDLSDALRTFMEGFGSSSFDDFFGGGTGSRRRSRGSDLKVTLNLNLEEIAEGVTKTIKVNRMDSCDSCNGTGGEKGAMPIRCTTCNGSGQVRQISRSLFGQFVNVGACSNCGGSGEVISKPCRSCAGDGRRKKASQIKVNVPAGVAAGNYMTLRGEGNAGPRGSDRGDLVVFFDEKEHKFFTRHDTDIITEVEVSFSQAALGDKIEVPTLTGSAKLSIPAGIQSGQVLRMRNKGLGELRNGRKGDQLVKIQVSTPTKLNSSQKKLFKELASSNGRKVRTAVRKVRL
- a CDS encoding zinc ribbon domain-containing protein; the encoded protein is MPTYEYRCTKCGHRFEMLQTMTDAPRKRCPQCRCKVERLIGAGAGLIFKGSGFYITDYVKKDGGKEESKKPAKANGKSESSSEKKGEKKSDKKSNTSTKSKEKD
- the icd gene encoding isocitrate dehydrogenase (NADP(+)), translating into MMSENGQKITFDNGQLNVPHEPIIPFIEGDGIGPDIWAASVRVFDVAVEKSYDGQRSISWKEIPAGEKANEETGEWLPQESVDTISDHLVAIKGPLTTPVGGGIRSLNVSLRQLLDLYACVRPVKWIPGVPSPVKSPEKLDIVIFRENTEDVYAGIEWKGGSAEAERIREFINSNFEKNIRENSGIGIKPISPFGTKRLVRKAVEYAVADGRGSVTLMHKGNIMKFTEGSFRDWGYELAAEEFGEGVISEEALWEKHDGQVPEGQLVMRDRIADSMFQQILLRPDEYEVIATPNLNGDYISDAAAAQVGGLGMAPGANMGDSIGLFEATHGTAPKYAGQDKVNPSSVILSGVMMLEHLGWQEAADCIVRAMEETILQKRVTYDLARQMEGATKVATSAYADTIISNI
- the coaD gene encoding pantetheine-phosphate adenylyltransferase, coding for MSRSPKTAIYPGSFDPITLGHIDVIERAVKIFDRVVVTVASHRDKSPLFNLEERIDMIGVSTKQFNEVEVTSSEGLIVKFAEEQRAVSLIRGLRFVSDIEFEFQLAWMNRHLNAEVITVFLMTDARYTHLNSSLLREVTTLGGNVDDFVTPYVSQKLKEKLNL
- a CDS encoding ATP-binding cassette domain-containing protein; translation: MISFKNVSCTFEDGVGIEHVTFDIEPGEFVCIIGPTGAGKTTFLKLIYMDIFPEEGTVRVDKYRSDKIKKRNIPMLRRKVGMVFQDFELLKDRSVFENIAIPLHVQGVGMKVVKDEVENVLERLSISDRRDHLPTQLSGGEQQIVSLARALVKDPLVILADEPTGNLDPAASLKVVELLEEINRDGTAVLMATHNFSLVRDRGYRFMQIVDGEIQT
- a CDS encoding ABC transporter permease gives rise to the protein MIDRFLYLVSEGIRSLWRTKSTVLATITAIGIASSFVVIIAVVVENVSGIIQIARGQYEFQVFFSEDVDNTQAAKLVDQIGGIEGIKSASLITKDEAADIFQREFGEDIFELLEENPLPPGSVLKLEEPKEGRIDVNPIIKQIEFVEGVDEVRYQGRLISLIERYYEGFFAGVTALAAAILFGTVILISNTIRLSIYARRDLIRILKLVGATNRFVRFPFMVEGILEGLLGSLVAAAVSYGFVEGSNYFLSLFTQYRLVWQFQIVALLMGVIIFFSFVGSVRAVRKFL
- a CDS encoding nucleotide exchange factor GrpE; translated protein: MPKKKKIKKEKVEEEPKNGQVPEAEEEIAKKTEALEEAEPVDEEVQEESSIEDELKDLQDRHLRLRAEFDNYKKRKDREFIRLLQYEGKDVIISFLGIADDLQRMIASADGDKSKNAKSLVAGMNLILEKLHRRLSALKVEPFDSEGVKFDPELHDAMMTQTSDDHEDGVVIQEFEKGYKYKDRVIRHAKVIVNSKGSDKE
- the hrcA gene encoding heat-inducible transcription repressor HrcA produces the protein MKADITQPSDRDKAILKMVIEDFVDTAHPVASKRLKEEYNLELSPATIRNTLHFLEEVGLLSHIHTSSGRIPTDFGYRFYVDELLESKVASESMRQIAMDELAAASFNVERLFQITANSLAQLNHLFGFAILLVDSRRKLTNLDLVKLSSGQVLLVLGFKSEKVRTVLLNLSLEIKDSLIEMVASILRERLIGLSVSDITKTIGNRLRGQSIFESEIIQVIIENAEDYFSVSSEDEIFSSTKDQLWQHPEFSEPDNMQSMINALDNSKTIRSSVDMSAESASLTIAIGSENSAQSMHSCSVVTKSMVLGENSACFGVIGPTRMNYAEVLTVLDLFASTIEKLNHA
- a CDS encoding helix-hairpin-helix domain-containing protein, coding for MAQEGRASHLAGKNIASIITIQKVNLNRALKSELIILPGIGPALADRILAYWDEFGTFKTIDDLKNVKGISAKFLGKI